The following are encoded in a window of Scyliorhinus canicula unplaced genomic scaffold, sScyCan1.1, whole genome shotgun sequence genomic DNA:
- the LOC119961224 gene encoding oocyte zinc finger protein XlCOF26-like: MEKPWKCGDCGKGFNYPSRLETHQRSHIGANKMEKPWKCDDCGKGFNYRYLLEYHRQSHTGKKPFICSECGKGFTTSSHLLLHQRIHTEERPYSCFTCGKRFSCSSNLNAHQRVHIGGKSFTCTLCGKDFAGPSGLWSHQQIHRGVKPFICSVCGKGFTLSSNLLSHQRIHTEERPFSCTSCGKRFRSSSNLSAHKRVHTGERPFTCSMCGNEFTNSSSLQSHQRIHTEEKPFICTYCGMSFRQLSILTAHQRTHTGERPFTCSECGKGFTQSGSLHLHKRTHTGERPFTCSECGKGYTRSSHLLTHQQVHNCLQGLDFVVNHIQD, from the coding sequence atggagaaaccgtggaaatgtggggactgtgggaagggatttaattaTCCATCCCGACTGGAaactcatcaacgcagtcacattggggctaacaaaatggagaaaccatggaaatgcgatgattgtggtaaaggattcaattATCGATACCTGCTTGAATACCATCGACAGAGTCACACCGGGAAGAAGCCCTTCATCtgttccgagtgtgggaagggattcacaaccTCATCCCACCTGCTGTTACACCAGCGTATTCACACAGAGGAGAGGCCGTACAGCTGCTTTACCTGTGGAAAGAGGTTTTCATGTTCATCCAACCTCAATGCACATCAACGAGTTCACATTGGGGGGAAGTCGTTCACCTGCACCTTGTGTGGGAAGGATTTCGCTGGTCCATCCGGTCTTTGGTCACACCAGCAGATTCACAGAGGGGTGAAGCCGTTcatctgttctgtgtgtgggaagggcttcactctgtcatccaacctgctgtcacaccaacgaattcacactgaggagaggccattcagctgcacttCCTGTGGAAAGAGGTTCAGGTCTTCATCCAACCTCAGTGCGCacaagcgggttcacactggagagaggccattcacctgctccatgtgtgggaatgaATTTACTAATTCATCCAGCCTccagtcacaccagcgaattcacacagaGGAGAAGCCATTCATTTGTACGTACTGTGGAATGAGTTTCAGGCAGTTATCAATCCTCACtgcacatcaacgcactcacactggagagagaccattcacttgctccgagtgtgggaagggatttactcagtctgGCAGCCTGCATTTACACAAGCGCACTCACaccggggaaaggccgttcacctgctctgagtgtgggaagggatacactcggtcatcccacctgctgacacaccagcaagttcacaactGTCTGCAGGGTTTGGATTTtgttgttaatcacatccaggattga